Genomic DNA from Frondihabitans sp. PAMC 28766:
GTTCATCCCGTCCGCGCCGAGCAAGGCGTCGATCGCCTTCGACGTGGTCGTGTCGGCGTCGTCGGTCTACGGCGGCTCGTGGATGGAGGGCGCCGGCGCCGTGTTCGCCGAGAACGAGGTGCTCTCGTGGCTCGCCTCCGAGTTCGGCCTGCCCGAGACGGCCGGCGGGGTCTTCATGCAGGGCGGCACGATCGGCAACCTCCCGGCGCTCGTCACCGCACGGACGCGGGCGCGCCGCCGGAATGCCGAGGCGGGGGTCTCGAATCCTGCCCGCTGGGTGGTCGTGTGCAGCGCCGAGGCGCACTCCTCCATCGCCTCGGCCGCCGACGTCATGGATGTCGACGTCGTGAAGGCGACACCGGGGGCCGACGGGCGACTGCGGGGCGAAGCGGTCGAGGCCGCGCTCGCCGAGCACGGCGATGCGGTGTTCGCGGTCGTCGCGACCGGAGGCACGACCAACTTCGGGATCGTCGACGACATCGCCTCCATCGCGTCAGTGACGCGGGCACGCGACGTCTGGTTCCACGTCGACGGGGCCTACGGCCTCGCTGCGATGCTGGTGCCCTCGATGCGCCCGGTGTTCAGCGGCGTCGAGTTCGCCGACTCGCTGATCGTCGACCCGCACAAGTGGCTGTTCGCGCCGTTCGACGCCTGCGCGCTGCTGTACCGCGACCCGGTCGGCGCCCGGGGCGCCCACACCCAGCACGCCGAGTACCTCGACACGCTCACCGAGACGCCCGACTGGAACCCCTCCGACCTCGGCATCCAGCTGACCCGCCGCGCCCGCGGCCTGCCGCTGTGGTTCTCGCTGGCGACGCACGGCACGCAGGTCTACCGCGACGCCATCGCGTACGGCATCGACCTGGCGAGGCGAATCGCCGACGAGATCGAGGGTCGCGAGGGCTTCTCGCTCGTGCGCGACCCGCAGCTCTCGGTCGTCGTCTTCCGTCGCGAGGGCTGGACGGCTGCCGACTACCAGGCCTGGTCCGACAAGCTGCTCGAAGACCAGGTCGCGTTCGTCGTGCCGTCGTCGCACGCCGGCGAGCCGGTGGCGCGTTTCGCGATCATCAGCCCGCTCACCACCTTCGAGATGCTGACGGCCATCCTCGACACGATGTGACGCCCCCTCTGCCCTGGCAGGATGAGGGCATGGTCGACGAGCCGAAGACCGCGCCCGTGGGTCGCCCCCGAGCCGCCGAGCCGTCCGACGTCGCGGCCCTGGCGCTCCGTCTCTTCGCCGAGCGAGGATTTGACGAGACGACCATGAAAGACGTCGCCCAAGCCGCCGGGATCAGCAGGCAGACGCTCTTCCGCTACTTCCCGTCGAAGTTCGACATCGTGTGGGATCGCTACCAGACGGAGTACGAGTCACTGGAGCGCGCCCTTCGTTCGGCCCCGGGCGACGAGCCGCTCCTCGACGCCCTGTGCCGGATCGCTCCGGCCACGCTGGAGTATCGGGCCGACGAGATGGACCTCTTGCGAACCCAGGTGCGCCTGATCGACTCGGTGCCGAGTGCCGAAGCGCACGTCAGCGAGCGGATCGCCGAGTACGTCGCAATCCTGAGCGCCTTCATCGAACGCCGCACCGGGCTGCCGGCAGACAGCCTCTACCCGCAGCTCGTGAGCCGCCTCGTCTGGACCACCAGCTGGACGGCGCTCGTCGCCTGGGCAGCCTCCGACGACGCCACCCCGAACGCGGCGCTCGCCGAGGCGTTCGAGCTCTTTCGGACGGGGCTGGCCGCACCGCCGACCGACGCCTGACCGGTGCGGCGTATCGACGCCCTCGGATCCTGGTCTCTCGTCGAATTTCGTTATAGGGTCTCACTATTCGCATCAACGACGATCGGAAGGGCAACACTCATGGCAGGACGCGTTGAAGGCAAGGTCGCCTTCGTCACCGGAGCAGCACGAGGGCAGGGCCGGAGCCATGCGCTCCGCCTGGCTCAGGAGGGGGCCGACATCATCGCCGTCGACATCCTCGAAGACATCGACAGCAACCACTACCCGCTCTCGACGCCGGCGGACCTCGACGAGACCGTCCGGCAGATCGAGGCGCTGGATCGCAGGATCGTCGCCTACAAGGGCGACGTGCGCGAGCCGTCCCAGCTTCGCGCCGCCGTCGAGAAAGGCGTCGCCGAGCTCGGGCATCTCGACCTCGTCATCGCCAACGCCGGCATTTGCCCGCTCGGCGCCGATGTGCCGGCACAGGGGTTCCTCGACGCCGTGCAAGTCGACCTCGTCGGCGTGATCAATGCTGTCTCAGCGGCGCTGCCGCACCTGAAGGCGGGTGCCTCGATCGTCTGCACCGGCTCGGTGGCAGGACTCATGGCGGGCGGCACGGACAACCCCGAGAACGGGCCCGGAGGCGCGGGGTACTCGCACGCCAAGCGAGGCGTCGCCCGATTCGTGCACGACCTGGCCCTGCAGCTCGCGCCGCACTCCATTCGTGTGAACGCCGTGCACCCGACGAACGTCAATACGAACATGCTGATGAGCCAGCCGATGTACGACGTGTTCCGCCCCGACCTCGAGCACCCGACCCGCGAGGACGCCGAGCAGGCCTTCCCCGCGATGCAGCCCATGCCGATCGGCTACGTCGAGCCGGTCGACATCAGCAACGCGGTGCTCTACCTGGCCTCCGACGAGGCGCGCTACGTCACGGGGCTCCAGCTCAAGGTCGACGCAGGCGCCCTGCTCGCATCGACGACGTCCGGCGCTCCGGCCTGACCCTGCTGCGTGCGCCGCGCGACGGCGTCGGCCTCGCGCGGCCGCCCGCGCTCGGCGGCGAAGGGGGTACTGCCACCCAGGTAACGGTGGGGCCTCTCTTCGCCGCCGACTGCGGGCTTACGGTCGAGACATGAACGAACAGCTCACTTTCAACAACGGCGTCACCATGCCGGCCCTGGGCCTCGGTGTCTTCCAGAGCTCGCCCGAAGAGACGGTCGACGCCGTCGACACGGCCCTCCGTGGCGGCTACCGCCTCATCGACACCGCCGCGGCCTACTTCAACGAGAAGCAGGTCGGCGAGGGGATTCGCAAGTCGGGTGTCGACCGCGACGAGATCTTCGTCGAGACGAAGGTCTTCATCAGTCAGTTCGGCTACGAGGAGACCCTGCACGCCTTCGACGTCGCGACCGCGAAGCTCGGCCTCGACACCCTCGACCTCTTCATCCTCCACCAGCCCGCCCCGTGGATCTGGGACAAGACCCTCGAGGCCTACCGCGCCCTCGAGACCCTCCTCGAAGAGGGCAAGGTGCGCTCGATCGGCGTCAGCAATTTCACGCCCGAGCACCTCGACAACCTCATGCAGGAGCGCACCGTCGTCCCGGCCCTCAACCAGATCGAGCTCCACCCGTATTTCGCGCAGCATGAGAACGAGGCGGCCGACACGGCGCTCGGCACGATCACGCAGGCCTGGTCGCCCATCGGCGGCATCACGTTCTACCCCGGCTTCAACGAGGGCGGCCACAAGAACCCCCTCACCGATACGACCATTCAGGCGATCGGCGAGAAGTACGGCAAGACGAACGCCCAGGTGATGATCCGCTGGCACCTCGAGCAGGGCCGCAGCGCCATCCCCAAGTCGGTCAAGCCCGCGCGGATCGCCGAGAACTTCGAGGTGTTCGACTTCGAGCTGACGCCTCAGGATATCGCCGCGATCGACGCTCTCGACCTCGGCAAGCGCAGCGGCCCCGATCCTGACGCCGTGCGCCCGCCCGAGCGCATCTTCGATATCCCGGAGGCCTGAGCGCCTCGAACGTCGCGGCCCTCGTCTGACTCGTCAGGCGGGGGCCGCTCTCGTCGGGCGGGGGCCGCTCTCGTCGGGCGGGGGCCGCCCTCGTCAGGCGGGGGCCGCCGGCACGCCGAGGGCCTCGGGGTCGGCGTCAGCGTCCCAGGGCAGCGGCATCCCGATCGGGTTCGGCTGCGGGTAGGTGACGGCGCAGGCGCGCGAGAGCGGCAGCAGCAGCCGGGCGATGTCGGCGATGGCCTCTTCAGAGAGGTGCTCCCAGGGCCTGACCGCCAGGCGATTCGTGTCGTCCTCCGCCCGATTGAGCGCGGCGCGGCCCCAGCCTGAGATGCGCCCGCCGGGCTGCAGCAGGCCACGCGCGGTCAGGCGCTCCTGCTCGGCCGCCCAGTCGTCGTCCGTCCAGCCGCGCGCTCCCTTCATGGTCTGCGCGTCGAGGTCGACGGCGGCACGCAGCACGATCGTGCTGAGGCCGGCGATGTCGCGAGTGGCCAGGGCAAGCACGTGCCCGTCGCCGCGGTGCTCGCGGAGGGTCGAGGTGGCCGACCACAGCCGCCGGTAGGGGTCGTCCGGCACCGGTTGGGCGGCATTGGCGGCGGCGAGGGGCCGGGCGATGGTGCCCGCACTGTCGATGCGAGAGGCCACCTCCGTGAGGGTGTCGGCCGCGCGCGCGACGTGAGCGTCGTCGACCCCTGCAGGCGTCAGGATCCTGCGCAGGGCGCCTTCAGCCCCGACCAACCGTGCCTCGAGCGCGGCTTCGGGCGTGGTGACCGCCCACACGGCCGGCAGGGCCCGGCCCACGAGGAAGGGCGAGAAGCCGGAGAACATCGCGACGACCGGAGCAGCCGTCACAGCGCCGAGAGGCGCGGCGCGGCCCGCGAAGTAGCCGTCCCAGAAGCGCGACAGCCCGACGTCGGCGAACGCCTGACGAGCCTCGGGGCTGAAGTAGTTGAGGGCGTGCAGGGGCTCGATCAGAGTCCACAACGCTCGGGCCAGGTGCTCGCGGGACGTCATCCTCTCATCATGCTCCCCGGGGTCGTGCTCGACGGCCTCGCTTGATAGCGTGACGGGGTGAGCACGATCAGCGGGAAGCCCTTCGGGCGTCAGGAGGTCGTCGGCGCGTCTTCCGCCGGCGGCAGGTAGTCGGCGACACCGACCCCTCCTCTTTCCTTTTTCTCGCGGGCACCCGCGTGCCCCGAGCCTCACTGATCGGCTTCACCATGCTTCCCTTGACGGAACAGTCCATCCGCGCGTCCTTCGTGAACGCGTCTCGCAAAGAGGTCTCCGACCTCACTCTCCCCGCCCGCTTCGACGACATCGACTGGGAGTCGCTCGACTACCTCGGCTGGCGCGACCCCAAAGCGCCTCGCCGCGCGTACGTCGTCGTGCCCACCGACGCCGAGGTCGTCGGCATCCTGCTGCGCCAGGCCGAGGCGTCACCCCGCTCGCGCGCGCAGTGCACCTGGTGCCAAGACGTCACGCTGCCGAACGACGTCGTCTTCTATGCGGCCAAGAGGGCAGGATCAGCAGGCCGCAAGGGCGACACCGTCGGCACGCTCGTCTGCGCCGACTTCGAGTGCTCGGCGAACGTGCGGAAGCCGCCGCCCCCGGCCTACCTCGGCTTCGACGTCGAGGCCGCCCGGCAGGGGCGCATGGCGTCGCTCGGCGAGCGGGCCGCGGCGTTCGCGGCGAACGTGGCTGCCGGCTGACGGTGCTGGCGGCGGCCGCCGCCCCGCGCTGACGGTGGCGTCTGCCAGGGTGGGGTCATGCCCTTCGCCGACGAACTGATCGGGGTGCCGACCGCCGTCTCCCTCGTGCGCGCCATCGAGGCGGCGGCACCCGCGGCCGACGTGTCGCAGCTGCGGGCGGCCGCCACCGCCGAGGCGCTCGGGCCGCTGGCCCTGCGCGAGCGCAGCGACCTGCTGCGCGACCGGCTTCTGACGGCCGTGCCGGGCTCGTCGGCAGACCTCGACGCGGTCGTCCGCCGCGCTGCCACCGGCGACCTCCCCTTCACGGGCTGGCTCATCTGGCCGGTCACGAGCGCTGTCGCCGAGAGAGCAGTGCAGGAGTCGACACCGGTCGCGTTCGACGACGCCCTGCGGCTGATCGCCGAGCTGACCGGCCGCCTCACCGGCGAGTTCGCCATCCGGGTGCTGCTGCGGCACGACCTCGCCCGCGCGCTCGCCGTGATCGAGGGCGAGTGGGTGGGCTCTGCCGACGAGCACGTGCGCCGACTGGCCTCGGAGGGGACGCGACCGTATCTGCCGTGGGCGACCCGGGTGCCCGGGATCCTGCAGGACCCCTCATCCACGGTGCCGATTCTCACCGCCCTCTACCGCGACGAGAGCGACTACGTGCGGAGGTCGGTCGCGAACCACCTCAATGACATCAGTCGCCACGACGCCGAGCTGGTCGTGGCGACGGCTGCGGGGTGGCTGGCGACGCCGGACTCCAACACGGGTGCGCTGGTGCGGCGCGCGTTGCGCACCCTGGTGAAACGTGGGGATCCCGGTGCCCTCGCCCTGCTCGGATTTGCGCCCGCCTCGCTGGAGGTGACCGGCCCGACGCTCGATCGGGCGGTCGTGGCCGTCGGCGATTCGCTCACCTTCCGGGCGTCGCTCGTGAACACCGGGGCGGTACCGGCTCGGCTGTCGATCGACTACGTCGTGCACCACCAGAAGGCGAACGGGGCGACGACCGGCAAGACGTTCAAGCTCGCCGTGCGCGACCTGGCCCCGGGCGGACGGCTCGACCTCGTCAAGACGCACTCGTTCAAGCTCATCACCACCCGCCGCTACCACCCGGGCGCTCACGCCGTCGAGCTGCTCGTCAACGGGGTCTCGGAGGGGCGGGCTGGGTTCGACCTCGTCACGGCGTAGCGCCGGCGGGCTCAGTCGTCGCCGCGCTCCTCGTCGGGGTAGCGCTCGGACTCGGGGTCGTAGGTCGCGCCGCGACCGATCTCCTCGTCGGCGGTCGGCACGTGCCTCTCGCCGGAGATGCCGCCGGAGTTGACGGCGACGTAGTCTTCTTCGCCCGAGCCCGACCGGCCCTCGCCCGCCGGCTGCGTCACATCGCCCTCGACCTTGGCCGCGGCGTTGCCCTCGGCGGTCTCGTCGAAGTGGCCGTCTTTGTCGCTCATGGGGTGCCTTTCGTCGCGGGCCGTCCACGGTAGTCGGGAATCAGGCGTGGCGGTCGATCTCGGCCAGGATGCCGGGCAGCACCTTCCGCATGTACGGCGCCCAGGCGAAACGCACGATGGCCTCGAGCAGGAGGCCGGCGCCGGGCCGGGCGAAGAACGTGTACGTCCAGCGCACGTGGGTGCCGGTGTTCGTCGCGCGGTACTCCCACTCGGCGCGGGCTCCGCTGACGAGCCGGCCGAACAGCTTCTGGAAGTCGCTCAGCTCGTAGACGAAGAGCCCCGCCTCGCGGTCGACGCGCACCAGGTGTTCGATCACGTACCCGCCGTCGGACAGCATCAACTGCCGGGTCTGACCGGTCGCATCCCACGGGCCGGTTTGGTCACGCACCTCGACGACGGCCGGCAGCGGGCCGTACTTCGGGTAGTAGCCGAGCGGTGTCATCGGGGTGCCGATGTCCCAGGCTCGGTCGAAGCGGGCGGAGGTGTCGCCGTCGGCGGTGGCGGTGGCGGTGGAGGAGCTCATACGGAGTGTTCGGAGCCGTGGGCTGCGGCGTGGCACCACGCGATCCCGATCGCGCCACCGGATCCCGTGGCGCGGAGGGGATCGCGTGGTTCGATCGGGCTCGGGCTCGGGCTCGGGCTCGGGCTCGGGCTCGGGCGAGGGTTCAGGTGCGGGCAGGCGGGATGCGTTAGCGTCGCCGGATGCGCTCGCGTTCCACCCTCGTCGCAGCGCTGGTCGTGCTGGTGCTGCTGGCGGGCGCCGGCGTGGCCGACGCGAAAGTTCTGCCGCGGCGGACGGCGCCCGTCGCGGTCGCGAGCCCGGCCGTGCGCACGCCGGGCCTCGACGTCAGCGCCTACCAGCACGGCGTCGACTGGGAGACGGCGACCGGTGCCGGCGCCCGCTTCGCCTACGTCAAGGCGACCGAAGGGTCGAACTACACGAACGCCCGCCTCGCCGAGCAGTACACCGGCGCTGCCGCAGCGGGCCTCTCGCGCGGCGCCTTCCACTTCGCTCGGCCGAACCAGTCGAACGGCGTCGTGCAGGCGGAGT
This window encodes:
- a CDS encoding aminotransferase class V-fold PLP-dependent enzyme, translated to MHSFSKGTTAIVDEVLEYARRRALYQDVPLDKPLRHRDLERLAGGSISSEGIGARRASALFENVLAPSCISTDHPGYLSFIPSAPSKASIAFDVVVSASSVYGGSWMEGAGAVFAENEVLSWLASEFGLPETAGGVFMQGGTIGNLPALVTARTRARRRNAEAGVSNPARWVVVCSAEAHSSIASAADVMDVDVVKATPGADGRLRGEAVEAALAEHGDAVFAVVATGGTTNFGIVDDIASIASVTRARDVWFHVDGAYGLAAMLVPSMRPVFSGVEFADSLIVDPHKWLFAPFDACALLYRDPVGARGAHTQHAEYLDTLTETPDWNPSDLGIQLTRRARGLPLWFSLATHGTQVYRDAIAYGIDLARRIADEIEGREGFSLVRDPQLSVVVFRREGWTAADYQAWSDKLLEDQVAFVVPSSHAGEPVARFAIISPLTTFEMLTAILDTM
- a CDS encoding TetR family transcriptional regulator, encoding MVDEPKTAPVGRPRAAEPSDVAALALRLFAERGFDETTMKDVAQAAGISRQTLFRYFPSKFDIVWDRYQTEYESLERALRSAPGDEPLLDALCRIAPATLEYRADEMDLLRTQVRLIDSVPSAEAHVSERIAEYVAILSAFIERRTGLPADSLYPQLVSRLVWTTSWTALVAWAASDDATPNAALAEAFELFRTGLAAPPTDA
- a CDS encoding mycofactocin-coupled SDR family oxidoreductase, which translates into the protein MAGRVEGKVAFVTGAARGQGRSHALRLAQEGADIIAVDILEDIDSNHYPLSTPADLDETVRQIEALDRRIVAYKGDVREPSQLRAAVEKGVAELGHLDLVIANAGICPLGADVPAQGFLDAVQVDLVGVINAVSAALPHLKAGASIVCTGSVAGLMAGGTDNPENGPGGAGYSHAKRGVARFVHDLALQLAPHSIRVNAVHPTNVNTNMLMSQPMYDVFRPDLEHPTREDAEQAFPAMQPMPIGYVEPVDISNAVLYLASDEARYVTGLQLKVDAGALLASTTSGAPA
- a CDS encoding aldo/keto reductase; protein product: MNEQLTFNNGVTMPALGLGVFQSSPEETVDAVDTALRGGYRLIDTAAAYFNEKQVGEGIRKSGVDRDEIFVETKVFISQFGYEETLHAFDVATAKLGLDTLDLFILHQPAPWIWDKTLEAYRALETLLEEGKVRSIGVSNFTPEHLDNLMQERTVVPALNQIELHPYFAQHENEAADTALGTITQAWSPIGGITFYPGFNEGGHKNPLTDTTIQAIGEKYGKTNAQVMIRWHLEQGRSAIPKSVKPARIAENFEVFDFELTPQDIAAIDALDLGKRSGPDPDAVRPPERIFDIPEA
- a CDS encoding FBP domain-containing protein, with protein sequence MLPLTEQSIRASFVNASRKEVSDLTLPARFDDIDWESLDYLGWRDPKAPRRAYVVVPTDAEVVGILLRQAEASPRSRAQCTWCQDVTLPNDVVFYAAKRAGSAGRKGDTVGTLVCADFECSANVRKPPPPAYLGFDVEAARQGRMASLGERAAAFAANVAAG
- a CDS encoding DNA alkylation repair protein — encoded protein: MPFADELIGVPTAVSLVRAIEAAAPAADVSQLRAAATAEALGPLALRERSDLLRDRLLTAVPGSSADLDAVVRRAATGDLPFTGWLIWPVTSAVAERAVQESTPVAFDDALRLIAELTGRLTGEFAIRVLLRHDLARALAVIEGEWVGSADEHVRRLASEGTRPYLPWATRVPGILQDPSSTVPILTALYRDESDYVRRSVANHLNDISRHDAELVVATAAGWLATPDSNTGALVRRALRTLVKRGDPGALALLGFAPASLEVTGPTLDRAVVAVGDSLTFRASLVNTGAVPARLSIDYVVHHQKANGATTGKTFKLAVRDLAPGGRLDLVKTHSFKLITTRRYHPGAHAVELLVNGVSEGRAGFDLVTA
- a CDS encoding SRPBCC family protein, whose protein sequence is MSSSTATATADGDTSARFDRAWDIGTPMTPLGYYPKYGPLPAVVEVRDQTGPWDATGQTRQLMLSDGGYVIEHLVRVDREAGLFVYELSDFQKLFGRLVSGARAEWEYRATNTGTHVRWTYTFFARPGAGLLLEAIVRFAWAPYMRKVLPGILAEIDRHA